CTCCCGCTGAACGCCGACGAAGCCGTCCCAAACGTCGTAGGCGCTGCCGCGTTGCTGGACCGAGTCGACCGAGAGCGACTGTGCCGAGTTGAGCAGTCCCGTCCGTCGCTGGAGGACGTCCTCGATACCCAGCCCCGAGTCGTACCAGTCGCTGCTGGTGGCAAACCCCTCGGCGGCCGCGTCGGGTTCGACGGGCGAGAGCAGTCCCGTCGAGACGTTGGGGTAGCCCGACCGACCGACGAAGATCTCCGGGGCCGTCGATCCGACGAGCGTGTCGTCCTGGACGGCCTCCTGGACCTGTCGCTCGACGTCTTCGAGGTGGTCCGTAATGGCGTAGGACTTCTCGGCGGCCAGGCGACGCCGTTGTGCCGCCTCGTCGCGCTCGAACTCGTCGATGAACTCGTCGAGGCGCATTCGGTGCTCGTTGGTCCCTGGCCGCTATGAACCTGTCCCCACGAACGTCAGCAACTATTACGTAGGTGGGTCGAGTAACAACAGGTGTAATAAATAATGTCCGAAACGAGAACCACCGTACTCAAGTTGGGGACGATCATCGCGGCGCTCCTCGGGTTCGTCATTATCGGACTCGTCGGAGTGTACCGGCCATCCCATCAACAGTCGCTCATCAACGTACTCCTCGGTGAGGTCGGTACGCTCGCGATCGCCCACTCGGCCTACCGGATCTCCTCGGGGAAACAGGCCAGTACTGTCGGCGCACTCACCGCAGTGGTCTGTGGGCTCGTCCTGGCCGGGTCCCCGTTCGTGTTCGCGAACTTCGATCCGTTCCTGACGATCCAACTCGTCTGTAGCCTCGTCTTGACCCTCGCCGGCGTGGCGGCGCTGGCCGAACGGTACATGGGTGGGGAGGAAGGCCGCCGCACCGGTGCCGAACGGATCGCCGGTCGGTCCGGGAACTGACGACAGGACGTTTTCCGACCGATCACAACCGCTATACCGACAGGTCGGTCACCCACAGACGATGCCGGTCATCGAATGCGACGAGGCGACTGCACGCGAGCGACTCGAAGCCGCAGGTGTGTCCGTCGAATCGGGTAACACCGACCACGAGCGCTGGCGTGCCGAGTACGGCGGTGCGACTGCGGTCGCCTACGACGGGAAAGTCGTCGTCCAGGGCGGGGACACCGCACGGCTGGAGGGGGTGCTCCGCGACGACGGCGGCCGAGTCCACCTGTACTCCGACGGGGCCTCCCGCGGGAACCCCGGACCGGCCGCCATCGGCTACGTACTCGTCGACGACAGCGGGATCGTCACCGAGGCCGGCGAGACCATCGGCCGAGCGACCAACAACCAGGCCGAGTACGACGCGCTGATACACGCTCTGGAGGTGGCCGCCGACTACGGCTTCTCGGAGGTCCAGATCCGCGTCGACGCCGACCTGCTCGTCAAGCAGATACGCGGCGAGTGGGACACCAACGACCCCGAGTTGCGAGAGAAGCGGGTGACAGTGCTGGAACTCCTCCAGCGGTTCGACGACTGGTCGATCGAGCACGTTCCACGGGAGATAAACGAACGGGCCGACGAACTAGCCAACGACGCACTCGACGATGACTGAACTGCCAGCCGACGTGATCGAGGAGGCCGAACGCCTCACCAGACTCGCCCGCCAGGCCGTCGACGAGGACGAGGCGGCGGCCTACCGAGACGACCGTGAGACATTGCTCGCAGCACACGAGTACACCGCTCGCGTTCGTGAGGACGACACGGGCGACGTCCTCGTCTGCCACCCACAGGAGTGGGTCGAGGACGGCGTCATCCGACCCGGCCGTGTCGAGGACATCGACCGCGGCGTGGAACGCCAGCTCTCGGGGACCGGCGATCCGAACGAGTGGGCCGACGTCGCCGACGCGAACGAAGCGGTCGCCGAGGCTGTTGCCGAGGACCACGGCCAGGTCCACGGTGCGACGGCACAGGCGCTAGCGGATTTCATGAGCAACCACTACGCCAAACCGATCGCCGACGCGACACCGGCGGAGCTGGCCGAGTTCGAGACCGACTACTTCAGGCGCAACGCCTGGCCGACCGAGAGACAGCGGTCGCTGCTCGAGGAGTCCGTCGAGTTAGCCGTCGAGAAAGCCGAAAGTCGGTCGCCCGAACGCTGAAGTTACCGCTGAGCGTCGACCAGGTCGTGGAGTTCGTCCCCACGGCTCTCGTCGGTAGCGAACTTCGAGAACACCCATCCGAGCTGGTCGAGGACAGCTTCCTTCCCCTCGTCGGTCAGTGAGTACTGGTTGGTCCGCTTGTCGAGTTCGCTCTTCTCGACGAGCCCCATCTCGACGAGGTCGTCGAGGTTAGGGTAGAGCCGACCGTGGTTGACTTCGTCATCGTAGTAGGATTCGAGTTCCCGCTTGATCGCGAGGCCGTACCGTGGTTCCTCCGACAGGATGACGAGGATGTTCTGTTGGAAAGCGGTAAGTTCTTTCGCGATGCCCGGACTGCTAGTGACTGTTTGTGCCTCTGACATGGATATAGACATGTCGTCAAACTATTTAACACTTGTTAACTCAATCATCCTATAAGGAATATGTGCCAGACAGCGCCACACTAACGACGACGAAGCCTTTGTCGGGAAACTGGATAATTACGGGTGTCATAGCTGTATCGGCATCGCGAGAACCGTCGCCTCGCTATTACTCTGCGAGGGCTGAGGAAATATCTTGTGGCCCAGGGTAAACCGATGACGAAA
Above is a window of Haloarcula halophila DNA encoding:
- the rnhA gene encoding ribonuclease HI, with amino-acid sequence MPVIECDEATARERLEAAGVSVESGNTDHERWRAEYGGATAVAYDGKVVVQGGDTARLEGVLRDDGGRVHLYSDGASRGNPGPAAIGYVLVDDSGIVTEAGETIGRATNNQAEYDALIHALEVAADYGFSEVQIRVDADLLVKQIRGEWDTNDPELREKRVTVLELLQRFDDWSIEHVPREINERADELANDALDDD
- a CDS encoding DUF7108 domain-containing protein; the encoded protein is MTELPADVIEEAERLTRLARQAVDEDEAAAYRDDRETLLAAHEYTARVREDDTGDVLVCHPQEWVEDGVIRPGRVEDIDRGVERQLSGTGDPNEWADVADANEAVAEAVAEDHGQVHGATAQALADFMSNHYAKPIADATPAELAEFETDYFRRNAWPTERQRSLLEESVELAVEKAESRSPER
- a CDS encoding PadR family transcriptional regulator, with protein sequence MSEAQTVTSSPGIAKELTAFQQNILVILSEEPRYGLAIKRELESYYDDEVNHGRLYPNLDDLVEMGLVEKSELDKRTNQYSLTDEGKEAVLDQLGWVFSKFATDESRGDELHDLVDAQR